The nucleotide window GAAATGAGTTGGGACCCTCGATCGACGCCAGCGCACGTTAAAGTTGGAACGGTTGGTTGGACCACGGCGACAGCATGGATTGGAATTGGAATGGATAGACATGTGTGCCTTCTCGGTCGTCGATTCGAAACCACACGCCATGTACAGTGAAAGTACATGCATCTTTGTTAACAAAATTAAATCTACTAATAAAAATGTAAGCACAATGTCAaagtctatttttttttctttgcttcacCCAGAAATTTCCATGCATGCTTGCTAGAGCACGTGGAGTACTCCGTATCTTTTGCTGGACGCTCCGGGAGCCGGTTCGATCTCCGGATGGAGTACGTCCGGAAGCACAGTTCCGTCACGAACGGTGGCGgcccacgacgacgacgacggcgcgcgGACGCTTGAGCTGAATGCCCGCCATGTGCCGCGCTAGCTTGTCCCTGTCTGCACCGCACACGGCAGACCACAGTGCGTGCAAGTGCATGCACCCCCGTGCCCACACAGTGACATTGTACTGAACTTGCACTATATGCTACTCCGTACTACTCCTATATAATACTTCCTCCGTTTCTGAATttaattcgtttgacttttttccTCAAATTTGATACCTCATTTTATTTAAAAAATTTATGtaaatatagtcaaatttaagtcattcttgaataacttttgttaataaaataagccacaacaacaacaaaaaaaagtgATATTTAGcataaatttttgaataaaacgagtgattaaatttggaattaaaaaaaatcaaacgaactataatttaaaaggaattttgtattatgttatataTATTGCTCATCAAGCAATCCCCCACGTTGCATTGCAGCACAGCTCTGGCATAATATATTAATATAGAGAACACATTTACAATGGGCTGGGATGCGTCTCGTCCTTGATACGTAATTGACGTAAAAGAATATACGAAGTAGACTATCGAGTAGTGGAGCTGTTGTTGGCGCATGCCAGACTCCATCGAAAGTTGAAGCTGTGTATCAGAAGGTCGCCACTCGCCGGCAGCAGCATGAACCCGTACTACTCCTCTCTTTCACCCCGTTCGCTAGCTGATTTTAGCCAGAGCTTATCAGCCaatcaatagtgtttttctctaatAATAAATTAGCACTAACCGAGCTTATCAACTCAGAAATCGACTAGGGCGAATAGGCCGTTTGTTTAAACAATCGCCATGTGATGAAATGAACCTGAACCTGAACAAGAAAAGGGACGATAGATATCTATATAGTAGTAGCAGCGAACTGGAAAGATGCCGGGCGGCCGGCCGGTGCCAAGAAACCGAGATATTCCTGCGTGCTGCCCATGCACGCATGTTGGTTACCCATCGTGCGCTGCGGTCGTGGCGTCGTGCCCCCATGCTCCAGTCCCAAGCTAACACCACCACTACCGAGAATTCTTCACTGGAGCAGTTGTTTACAACCCAATGTCCGACGACTCTATGTCCATTGACCACGGGACATgtcaaaaattttaaatttggcGCGCCTCCCTCGGCGTCAAAAGCTTCCGTCCCCGTCCTCGTCCACGGTCCATGAGCGACTTTTTGCCTAGCAGAACCTCTGTTACAAACTTACAACGCATATGAAAATGAAACTACGAATTTGAATCTGTTCAGAGAATTTGCCATGGAACAGTGAGGTTACCTATACGGAGTACGTACTGCACAACTTGGCCACAACTTGTGTTGATTACGAGGCAATGAGAGGCGTGCATGTTCGGTGCCAGTTCGTTCGGTAGGTTTCGGGGACCAAAGATGGGATCGGATGGCTCACTCGCAGCAGTACTGGTCCAGGTCCATGCAAAGCGATGCAGTGGAGGCATGCAGAAACGTCAGTCAAagcgggacagagggagtactcaGATTGCTATTGCTTGCTATTGGATGGGCGGGGCCACTACTGCTCAGTGCGACCAAGAACGCTCCCATCCCATCCTGAAAACCAGGGCACCATGTTCCCTGGACCAGCGGACGGTACGCGTTTTTTTTCCACAAAGAAATTAGAAAAAAGTTTGGCTTATGGACAAACCCGCACATGGCTCTTCCTTTCTCGACGACTTTGCATTGCATGCTTGGTTTGGTTTTGGTTGGTCATGCGCGTCACGCGAATAAACGAGTGACACACAAGCCAACCCAACCCCCAACACAACGCATGCACGCTTGCGATTGCGAGCAGCAGGAGTTGTTTACTGCACTTGTCTGAATCCCTGAACTATTATATGCAATGGTTTTAGATTCACTGGTTTAGATGTCAGCTCACTCGCGGAACCTTTTTTTGACGACATTCAGTCAAAGAACCAATGATCAAAGGAGCAGAAACTTTCCACAAGAAACAATCAAAAGCTGGAGAAAAAGGTTTGAAAAACCAACAGCAGCAGCGAGCAAAAGGGCTCTGAACTCTGGAGTCCTGCTACTAGGAACGAACAAGTCGATGGCTGGCAGTGGCAGCAGCAAGTTGCGCCGGCGAGGTGGGGTCGCGTGTCCGTCCCCGGTTCTTTTTCGTCCCCCCACGCAGTTTACAAACAACTTGCCGctgccttttcttcttcttccgtaGAGTATTGTATTGGAGACTTGGAGTGTTCTTATATTGTTCCAACGCGTTGCGTTAGCTgtcaggaagaggaagaggaagaatccGTCCTCCCTATTTCTCACATGTGCTCCATCTCCATCGGTGCCCCTGCCTTTTGATTAAAGAATCCGGCATCAGGGACAAGTCATGCCCGTGTGTGCATCTTCCTCCCCCCTACCCTCCTCAGCAGTCAGCTATGGCCCTAATCTTCAACCGGACAACGTCGCTCAACCTACCGCCTCTCTGACTCATGTGCTGCCTTCCATGGCTGTATCTATCTGCATGATTATTAGGTGAATCAAGATGGTAAAACTGTCTCATAGGTCATATCAAGATTGTGTGGGTAATATGTTCTTTTTTTTGGCAGCAAACTGTATAGTTGGAGGCGCAAGCAAGAAACAGAGACAGACTCTCATGAATTGGTTGTAGTTTTACAGCCTAGATTGCTCCAGTTATTACCATAAACTACCAAAGATTTGCAGCAGCAGGAACATAACAAGAATCCAAACAAACCTGGGTTTGCGAAGCCATGTGATCAGAAAACAACAATACAATGAGGATACTCAGGATCCATTACAATCACTTGTTCTGCATACATCAAGGCTAGAGCCAAACGATCTGGCTTTTAGAAAATACATATACTCTCTTTGCGCTATCATTTTCCTTAGCATGGCCAATTCAGAGTCGCGTGTGTTAAACACCCCCCAAAAACTTCTCTCGGACTCCCGGTGATGGTCATGACTGGCTGGCTACTTTTCTTTACATCCAGAACTATGTGACAAGAAGGCGTAGAACCACAACCTAAACAAAACACTAAAACACGACAACGAGAGAATATTTATGGTTTCGGTACTCGATCTAGCGGCAAAGCAAATTTCAGATAATTCTGCAAAAGGCTTGGTGAGGTTGCTGTGCCGTCTTATTTGGCTGTGTTGTTGTgtactagctcaggctcaggttGGGCTTCACGGCATTCGGTCCTAATCCAAGCCATGCCTGGCTCTCGGGCTCCTTCTTGACTGGTGCTGCATCTGAAGGAGAAATTTGATACGGTGTCTTTGCATTGAGACTGAAGAAGAGAACAAAAGGGCACAAATTAGTTCCAAATACAACACTGAAAAAAAGAAATGGCCATACTGAAAAAACAATCACAACTTACCGATCCTTTCTCTTCTCAAGGAAGCGGTGAAGGGAGGCCTTCCTCATAATAGGCATATCTACAAAAGAAAAGACATGTTTCGATCAATAATCTGCATAACAAAGTTCACCAGTCATATTTTAAAACTTCAACTAAGTAAGAACAGAAACAGAGGGAAAAACATTTACCAGAAGCATTTGTGCGAGCAGGCTTCTTAGCATCAGCCTGAGCAGCAGACAAGCTGATGACCGGGGCCGGCACAGCCTTGTCGGTGACAGCAGCAGGTGCAGCAGGTTGAGGCAAAACAACGTTTTGTACCACAGGGCTGCCCTTGCTGGCAAGCTGCATCAGGTTCTTTGCTTTGTCGGCAGGGAAATCGTCAAACACCAGCACCTTCCCGCCATAGAAGATGGTGAGCTGCTTAGGCTTCTCTTTATTTTCTTGCTCCCTGACAAATATTACAAAGAACAACACTGAGAACAGCGGTGCTTGTACAACACTACTTCAGCTTAGCAAATCGATTGTCTactctcttttcctttcttgGTTAAAAGACCTTATCTCACATGGACAGGGTTCCATCTCAGAAGATTAACCCCTCCTATGTTGTTACCAGCAAGGTAGTTCATGAATAAACATTAGGTACAATCTAAACAACTCTGAGCATGTTGGTTGATTTGCCTGATAAAAGGAAACGTCGTGTTGCTTCTTGCAGAAGACACTTAAAAGAAGACTCCTACAAAGATACAGTTTTGACCAGGGAATATCACAGAAACCGAACTACAAGGATGCTATACACACGGGTCTGTCATTTACCATCCGGGTCAACTAGATTTCAGACCACCTTGTAACATGTTTCACCTATGAACACTCATTAAACTCAGATTACTATGTTTCCAAAGTCAAATTGCTTGGCCTTTTGTCCATGAGACCTAAGACAGCTAGGTTCAAGTTCTACTACCACCAAACAACTGTTGGGCAAACCAGAATCGAAGTGGATTTATAAATGATGTAAAGCAGCAGTACGCACCTAGGGGCAGCAGCATCCTTGACGCCGAACCCAGCGCTCTGCGGGAACAGCTCCAtggtctccttcctcctctcggcCTCCTCGCCCTCCGCTCCGGGGAGCAAGTTAATTGTCGCTGGCGTCCTCTGCTGCTCGACCTCGcctgagaagaaaaaaaaacaaccgGATAAGGTAGTGCGAAATTCGAAGCCCGAAAACGAGGTTTCCAAACCGGATAACCAAGGCCCCGCCCAGATCTCACCACACGCCCCCCACAGGAATCGAAACTGGACCCCCCAGATTTCGACATCTCCCCCCACACCCAGAACAATACAGGAGGAGCCAGGTCTCACAACAGGGCAGACCCGGCCCGCCGACGCCGCCGGATTCCGGTGCTCACCTTTGATCCCGAGGCCTAGCTCGGCGGCCGCGGCGCCGTTCTGGCGGACGAAGCGGCTGAGGAGGCCGCACGCGACGGCGAAGCTGGTCGCCCTCTCCCCTGGTCTCGCGGACGCCGCCATCGCCGGTTGTCTCTCTCACCCCCAACCCCAGCCGGTCAAGCACAAATCTCCGCGCCGCCGGCTCCAACTCCTCCGCCCAGGACGTCGTGCGCTGCTCCTCGCACTCGCAGGTCGCAGCTGCAGCGGTGGTTagcctcccttctctctctggCTCGTGAGCGCGGGCCTCGTGTGAGCACGCCGCGCCCCCACGCGCTTATAAAGGACCCCGCGGTTTCCACCCAAATCCCGCGATTAAAAGCCCACGGGAATCGATTGCTCGAAATTGTTTATCCTCGTTTTCGCTGGCGGAGGGAGGGGGAGTAATTTAATTTATTTTAATGCCGATGGGGCCCGCCATTAATGCTTCGAGAGAGAAACGCGCACGTGCTTCGTGTGGGGAAGGGACAGGACAGGAGAGGGGTGGAGGTGGAGAGGAAAAAAGGTTTTCCTTTTGGGACGTTGCGTCCGCCGAGCGCTCGTTTCCGACGGGACGGATGGGGCCCGTGCGCCCATGTGCGCGCCTCTCGtgcgtgcgcgcgcgcgcggTGGTGGCCTCGTGTTCGCGGGTGGGCCGCACTGAGCGGGGTCGATTGGACTGCTGGGTAACACGAGTTGCTGCTGGTGCTGGGTCAGGGTTGGGCCGGGCTCGCTCGCTTTGACTAGACCCTTTGGGTGTCGTGTGTTGCTGTTTGATGGGACAGGTTAGGCCCAGCAGCAGCCTATTCATTTgatcttaggccctgtttagttctacTTCATTTTattaaattttttaagattttttgttacatcgaatctttagacacatgcatgaagcattaaatataaataaaaaataaaactaattacacaatttagacgaaatccacgagacgaatcttttaagcctaattagactatgattggacactaattgctaaataacaacgaaaaacgCTACAGTTGCATTTTGCAAAAAATTTCGGAACTAAACTAGGCCTTATTTGACTTATCAGTTAATAAATAGTATTTCTCAACCTCACGAAAATAGTCAATAGTATTTTTAGTCCTAGTTTATCAGCTAAATAAGTCTAAACGATCAGGACGTAGGGTGCTACACTGCTCATCCACGGAAAAATACGGCTGAAGTGCTGATAAACAGGACGTACTGTGGCAGGAccttctgaaaaaaaaaatctgtgaCAGGACCAGGTGAAATTAACCGTGCGTTTTTTTAGACCAATTCTTTTTATGGAACGTCTTTATCTAGTATTGGCAGATTACATGGGGTTCAAACATGTGTGCGTTCGACTTCTTCAATCAAGTCAAAGGTGTGACCGGGAACCTTAGCAGCGCAGTTGGCAGAGGCCGGTGGCTGCCTTCGTATCGGTCAGTGTTAAGTCTTACTCGGCACCGGTTTTCCATCGGGGTTTCCCCCTTACTTTCTTGGTGCAGGTGCAGGGAGCTCAGGCGCCTATGGACTATATGGGGAGGCGACGCGCCCGTCACGCTAGCGAAGTTGTCTTCGCAAACATCTTGTTGGCATATATGGATGGTACATCATAGTGGCGTGTGTTTGATGTGTGTCGAGTATGTGTGTGCGCGTGTTTGATTGTACGTTTAGATACTGCAACTTGTATTACCAGATCTGAGAAAAAAAGTTAAAGGTGCTACTACAATAACCATACGTCAAGTAATTTGTCATTAGTCAACTTTTTGCCTAACTTTGGCAATTTTAGACAACGAGACAGTACTCAGACTCAAAGCAAAGGTTAAATTGTGCTTGCTGAGAGCATTATCTATTCCCTTCATTTATGCCATACATTGTATCACATTAGTAGGTGCATATTTTTTCCACATAAACTATCAAAATAATTTGTgtataaaattaaaattttgtaATTATAAATGGTGTTACCTAGAGGGTCTGCTTTAGTTTGGCATAAGGGGACGGACTTGACTCTAAGTCCTTGAGATATTTATATATTCTTACTAAatggaaaaaaataaataaagcaaCCCTAGCTAACACATCCGGAGGAGCAGGAAGGTGAACGGGGCCGAAGCAACATTTTGGACGGTATAGCACTATAGCTAGGTTAGTAGGTCACCACGGTCGTGGCACAAAAATAAAATAAGGTAAAGGTCGCTCCCACCATGAAACTTCCTGCTCTCTTCCTAGCCACCATCCTTTTTCACCCTATCTTTGTCTCTGTCTGGTGAAATTCGTATGCATCTGTCCCAGCGTGATTTTCCTCTTCTTTAAATGCTATATCTCTTTATTAAAGGTGCTTAAATAGATTGCAGTTGCAGAGGAAAAATTTACAGGTTGCAAGTCGACCAAGCTTATGTACTGTATCATCTGTCATCCAGTGTGCTCATGCAGTATGTACCGTACAATACCGTCCTGTGAGATTTGAAAAGGCTATTTAGCCAGTTCTTGCAAGCATTCCTTCGTAACGTCCGGTGGTTTCTGCTTGTGGGATCATGTAGCATGTCTGTATTGACCGTTGATTGATCTACGTACAAGCAGACGAGAGGGTAGATGTTACTGGTTTGTGTTGCTTTCTTTGGCTCCTTTTGCGCGACTGCTATTCCACAAGCAGCTGTCATCTCCGTATATAAATTGTGCTAAAAGGAAAGCGAAGTACGAGTGTTCGAGAGTgatgctccaaagcctccactcTGGTTTGTGTGCTCCTGGTTTCAAAAATTACCGAGGATTTAGGATTTCCAAGTAGCCGTTGTAATGCTAATCACTGTAAAAGTTTTAATCCAAGGCTCACATAGGTTCTCGTACATGTCTTTATGCATGGGAGATAAAAAAAACTATAGTATATATATTGAAAATTTATTTAATAATACCCTAATAACAATAGTAGGCGAATTTTGCTCATAAAACACAGTTTTTGTATGTTATTAGCTAATACACACCGCCAACACTTGGTTCCATTATGAAAGGATGTACCTTTGTCATTGGTTGTCGTAACTATTAAAATGTTCATTTCTTTAGTAATGGGAGAGAGCAAAGTGTGTGAATAAACCAAATTGCCCCTGACACCTGGCTCAACTGCATATTCCGACTGAAGCGAAAGCATGTACCTTTGTCATTGGTTATCGCAACTATTAAAATGTTCATTTCTTTAGTAATGGGAGAGAGCAAAGTGTGTGAATAAACCAAATTGCCCCTGACTGAAGCCACATCAACAAGACGGACCTAACCTATTCGGTAATCTGTTGTCAAAAAAACCTATCGgtaatcctcctcctcctccccccttcAACCTCTATTTCCCATTCTGatagagagggagaggagtgaactGAGGCGGCGAGCAAGCAAGCAATGAGGTGTTGGCAAATGGAGGTTGAGAGGAgggagatggatggagcccgaaGGAGGAAGAGGACAAGGTCCTAGAGTGACACCTTGAATATTATTAAGGTCCTATTAAAGTGGATTCACTCACACCATGTAACTGAGCCCAGAAGCAATTTGTTGTATTCATCCGTCTTTCTCTCTCCCACACTAAGAAATAAATATTTTAGTGGTTGCGGTGTCCAATGATAAAGATACATGCTTTCCTTAATATTGTTGGGCAAATTTGAACATTGACGGTGTAGAGTGTAGACCAACCAATACCACAGAAGAACGGTGTTCGTGGACAAAGTT belongs to Miscanthus floridulus cultivar M001 chromosome 4, ASM1932011v1, whole genome shotgun sequence and includes:
- the LOC136552741 gene encoding protein TIFY 10b-like — encoded protein: MAASARPGERATSFAVACGLLSRFVRQNGAAAAELGLGIKGEVEQQRTPATINLLPGAEGEEAERRKETMELFPQSAGFGVKDAAAPREQENKEKPKQLTIFYGGKVLVFDDFPADKAKNLMQLASKGSPVVQNVVLPQPAAPAAVTDKAVPAPVISLSAAQADAKKPARTNASDMPIMRKASLHRFLEKRKDRLNAKTPYQISPSDAAPVKKEPESQAWLGLGPNAVKPNLSLS